GGCTGTTCTTGCGCGACTTGGTGGAGCCGGGGATGTCGGTGCGGCAGACGGCCGAGGCCATCCGCGAGCAGGGAGGCCTGGTGGTCGTTCCACATCCTTACAACAGGCTTTTTCATTGCAGCCTGGGCGACCGGGTTTACGACATTCTCGACCTGATCGATGCGGTGGAAGTCGCCAATGCACAGAATCTCTCGCCGCTGCCCAACAGGCGATCGGCGAGGTTCGCCCGCCGTCACGGTTTTCCGGCCGTCGTGGGAACCGACGTGCACCATCGAGGCTACCTGGACACCTGCTATCAGATAATGCCGGGTTTTGAGGGGCCAAGCGGGTTTGTGACCTCGCTGGGGCGTGCCCGGTTGCATGTCCGTTCACATCCGCTGAGCTACTTCCTCCGGACCGCCTGGTTGATT
This DNA window, taken from Phycisphaerae bacterium, encodes the following:
- a CDS encoding PHP domain-containing protein, encoding MGLVKTVFHIHTDYSDDSNLSVDCLADEAMERGVGCVAITDHDSIEGAMTLADSVGDDLQVIVGEEISTKDGHLIGLFLRDLVEPGMSVRQTAEAIREQGGLVVVPHPYNRLFHCSLGDRVYDILDLIDAVEVANAQNLSPLPNRRSARFARRHGFPAVVGTDVHHRGYLDTCYQIMPGFEGPSGFVTSLGRARLHVRSHPLSYFLRTAWLITGGKLGLPLPAGYGANAGEVPVRSSTRQAVLSAE